From Streptomyces fungicidicus, one genomic window encodes:
- a CDS encoding MFS transporter, whose amino-acid sequence MSREQRGPNEKLGTVLALAGISNAGLARRVNDLGAQRGLTLRYDKTSVARWVSKGMVPQGAAPHLIAAAIGQKLGRPVPLHEIGLADADPAPEVGLAFPRDVGQAVRSATELYRLDLAGRRAGSGGIWQSLAGSFAVSAYATPASRWLITPADSSVARDANPADGSGAPSKVGHSDVRKLREAAEDARRWDSKYGGGDWRSSMVPECLRVEAAPLLLGSYSDDVGRSLFGAAAELTRLAGWMAFDTGQQEAAQRYYIQALRLARAAADVPLGGYVLASMSLQATYRGFGDEGVDLAQAALERNRGLATARTLSFFRLVEARAHARAGDAQAAGGALKAAESWLERSRPGDSDPSWLGFYSYDRFAADAAECYRDLKAPRQVRRFTEQALSKPTEEFVRSHGLRLVVSAVAELESGNLDAACEQGVRAVEVAGRISSARTTEYVRDLLHRLEPYGDEPRVVELRERARPLLMTTA is encoded by the coding sequence ATGTCCAGGGAGCAACGCGGGCCGAACGAAAAGCTCGGCACCGTTCTCGCCCTCGCGGGAATCTCCAACGCGGGTCTCGCACGGCGCGTCAACGATCTTGGCGCCCAGCGAGGTCTGACGCTTCGCTATGACAAGACGTCGGTGGCGCGCTGGGTGTCGAAGGGCATGGTGCCGCAGGGCGCGGCTCCGCACCTGATCGCCGCCGCCATAGGCCAGAAGCTGGGCCGGCCCGTGCCGCTCCACGAGATCGGCCTGGCGGACGCGGACCCCGCACCCGAGGTGGGCCTCGCCTTCCCCCGGGACGTCGGACAGGCGGTGCGCTCCGCGACGGAGCTGTACCGGCTGGACCTCGCCGGCCGCAGAGCCGGATCGGGCGGCATCTGGCAGTCGCTCGCCGGGTCGTTCGCGGTGAGCGCCTACGCCACACCCGCCTCCCGCTGGCTGATAACCCCGGCCGACAGCTCGGTGGCGCGTGACGCGAACCCCGCCGACGGCTCCGGCGCACCGTCCAAAGTCGGCCACAGCGATGTGCGGAAACTGCGGGAGGCCGCCGAGGACGCGAGGCGCTGGGACTCCAAGTACGGCGGAGGGGACTGGCGTTCGTCGATGGTCCCGGAGTGCCTCCGGGTGGAGGCGGCCCCGCTGCTGCTCGGCTCGTACTCGGACGACGTCGGCCGCTCCCTCTTCGGCGCGGCGGCCGAACTCACCCGGCTGGCCGGCTGGATGGCGTTCGACACCGGCCAGCAGGAGGCCGCCCAGCGCTACTACATCCAGGCCCTGCGCCTGGCCCGCGCGGCGGCCGACGTGCCCCTCGGCGGCTATGTGCTGGCCTCCATGTCCCTCCAGGCGACCTACCGCGGCTTCGGCGACGAGGGCGTGGACCTCGCGCAGGCCGCGCTGGAGCGCAACCGGGGCCTGGCCACCGCACGCACCCTGAGCTTCTTCCGACTGGTCGAGGCGCGCGCGCACGCACGCGCCGGGGACGCCCAGGCGGCCGGCGGCGCGCTGAAGGCGGCGGAGAGCTGGCTGGAGCGCTCACGGCCGGGCGACAGCGACCCGTCCTGGCTGGGCTTCTACTCCTACGACCGTTTCGCCGCCGACGCCGCGGAGTGCTACCGCGACCTGAAGGCGCCCCGACAGGTCCGCCGCTTCACCGAGCAGGCGCTGTCGAAACCGACGGAGGAGTTCGTGCGCTCGCACGGACTGCGGCTCGTCGTCTCGGCGGTCGCCGAACTGGAGTCGGGCAACCTGGACGCGGCCTGCGAGCAGGGCGTCCGCGCGGTGGAGGTGGCCGGCCGCATCTCGTCGGCCCGCACCACCGAGTACGTCAGGGACCTCCTGCACCGTCTGGAGCCCTACGGCGACGAGCCCCGCGTGGTCGAACTGCGCGAACGCGCCCGCCCGCTGCTGATGACGACGGCATGA
- the lhgO gene encoding L-2-hydroxyglutarate oxidase, whose protein sequence is MHYRNREVVRVTGRSRSYDCDVLVIGGGIVGLSTAYALTRAAPGTRVTVLEKESGPARHQTGRNSGVIHSGVYYRPGSLKARYAVSGAAEMVKFCAEYDIPHAVTGKLIVATSRDELPRLHALAQRGRENGIAVRELSGAQIAEYEQEVDGLAAIHVGTTGICDFGAVAGRLAEAAEASGAEIRYGARVTRVDRRPDRGVTVLTAGGDVVRGRVLVNCAGLRCDEIARLTGDEPGARIVPFRGEYYELARPELVRGLVYPVPDPAFPFLGVHLTRGIDGGVHVGPNAVPALAREGYDWGTVRPRELGATLAWPGSWRLARRHWRYGTGELHRSLSKEAFTRAVRRLLPAVREDDLVPAAAGVRAQAVLRDGTLVDDFLIQETPRAVHVLNAPSPAATASLPIGREVARRALEALPPPTP, encoded by the coding sequence GTGCACTATCGGAACCGGGAGGTGGTGCGGGTGACGGGGCGTTCCCGTTCCTACGACTGCGACGTGCTGGTGATCGGCGGCGGGATCGTCGGCCTGTCGACGGCGTACGCGCTCACCCGCGCGGCGCCGGGCACGCGGGTCACGGTGCTGGAGAAGGAGTCCGGCCCCGCCCGGCACCAGACGGGCCGCAACAGCGGCGTCATCCACAGCGGCGTCTACTACCGCCCCGGCTCGCTGAAGGCGCGGTACGCGGTGTCGGGCGCCGCGGAGATGGTCAAGTTCTGCGCGGAGTACGACATCCCGCACGCCGTGACCGGCAAGCTGATCGTCGCCACGTCCCGCGACGAGCTCCCCCGGCTGCACGCCCTGGCCCAGCGCGGCCGGGAGAACGGCATCGCGGTCCGCGAGCTGAGCGGCGCGCAGATCGCGGAGTACGAGCAGGAGGTGGACGGCCTGGCGGCCATCCACGTCGGCACCACCGGCATCTGCGACTTCGGCGCGGTCGCCGGCAGGCTCGCGGAGGCCGCGGAGGCGTCGGGTGCGGAGATCCGGTACGGGGCGCGGGTGACCCGGGTGGACCGCCGCCCCGACCGGGGGGTCACCGTCCTCACCGCCGGCGGAGACGTCGTGCGCGGCCGGGTCCTGGTGAACTGCGCGGGTCTGCGCTGCGACGAGATCGCCCGCCTCACCGGTGACGAGCCCGGTGCCCGGATCGTGCCCTTCCGTGGCGAGTACTACGAGCTGGCGCGGCCGGAACTGGTGCGCGGGCTGGTGTACCCGGTGCCCGACCCGGCGTTCCCCTTCCTCGGTGTGCACCTCACCCGGGGCATCGACGGCGGGGTCCACGTCGGCCCCAACGCGGTGCCGGCGCTGGCCCGCGAGGGCTACGACTGGGGCACGGTGCGGCCGCGCGAGCTGGGGGCGACCCTGGCGTGGCCGGGTTCCTGGCGGCTGGCCCGCCGCCACTGGCGGTACGGCACCGGGGAGCTGCACCGCTCGCTGTCGAAGGAGGCCTTCACCCGGGCGGTACGCCGGCTGCTGCCCGCGGTGCGGGAGGACGACCTGGTACCGGCGGCGGCCGGGGTGCGGGCCCAGGCGGTGCTGCGGGACGGCACCCTGGTCGACGACTTCCTCATCCAGGAGACCCCCCGCGCGGTCCACGTACTCAACGCCCCCTCCCCCGCGGCGACGGCATCCCTCCCGATCGGCCGCGAGGTGGCCCGCCGAGCCCTGGAGGCACTGCCCCCACCGACACCCTGA
- the trmB gene encoding tRNA (guanosine(46)-N7)-methyltransferase TrmB — translation MSDTVNASAALPPASGQDAPHTPGVPVRHTRAKGEPRFPDGPKADPAGSHFERRIRSFQPRRSRVTAGQADALQRLWPAWGFDIDGSRRLDLAEFFGNGNPVVLEIGFGMGEATAAMAAADPATNILAVDVHTPGQGNLLNLADQRGLTNVRVGNGDAIILLREMLAPGSLGGLRVYFPDPWPKKRHHKRRLIQPEFLTLAATRLAPGAVLHCATDWEPYAEQMLEVLTAHPGFENTQADGGFAPRPGFRPLTRFEGQGLEKGHVVNDLLFRRVRQDEQAEDRA, via the coding sequence GTGTCTGACACCGTTAACGCCTCCGCAGCCCTTCCCCCCGCTTCCGGCCAGGACGCGCCGCACACGCCCGGGGTGCCCGTCCGCCATACCCGGGCCAAGGGCGAGCCACGGTTCCCGGACGGCCCCAAGGCCGATCCCGCCGGCTCGCACTTCGAGCGGCGGATCCGCAGCTTCCAGCCGCGCCGCAGCCGGGTGACCGCCGGCCAGGCGGACGCCCTGCAGCGGCTCTGGCCCGCCTGGGGCTTCGACATCGACGGCAGCCGGCGCCTCGACCTCGCCGAGTTCTTCGGCAACGGCAACCCCGTCGTCCTGGAGATCGGCTTCGGCATGGGCGAGGCGACCGCGGCCATGGCCGCCGCCGACCCGGCCACCAACATCCTCGCCGTGGACGTCCACACCCCCGGCCAGGGCAATCTGCTCAACCTCGCCGACCAGCGCGGGCTGACCAACGTACGGGTCGGCAACGGCGACGCGATCATCCTCCTGCGGGAGATGCTCGCCCCCGGCTCGCTCGGCGGGCTCCGCGTCTACTTCCCCGACCCCTGGCCGAAGAAGCGGCACCACAAGCGTCGGCTGATCCAGCCGGAGTTCCTCACCCTCGCCGCGACCCGTCTCGCACCGGGGGCGGTACTGCACTGCGCCACCGACTGGGAGCCGTACGCGGAGCAGATGCTGGAGGTGCTCACCGCGCACCCCGGCTTCGAGAACACGCAGGCCGACGGCGGTTTCGCGCCGCGTCCCGGGTTCCGGCCGCTCACCCGTTTCGAGGGCCAGGGACTGGAGAAGGGACATGTGGTGAACGACCTGCTCTTCCGGCGCGTACGGCAGGACGAGCAGGCGGAAGACCGAGCCTGA
- a CDS encoding PrsW family intramembrane metalloprotease yields MATSPPHPARPGAASGGSPRHAHWWRRPWVRYGALITLLALSGLVILALVREQTGTQGFLVGLGLAVLPVPLLVAAFRWLDRVEPGPWRNLLFSFAWGACAAALIAIVANSFATRWIATATADPTGADTLGATVIAPVVEESAKAAAVLLVFLFRRRDFTGILDGVVIAGVTATGFAFTENILYLGTAFGTDQITGDSGVASVTAATFFVRIVMSPFAHPLFTVLTGIGFGAAALSAGRRRVRRMLLPLGGLLLAMGMHALWNGSSTLGRYGFFAVYAAFMVPAFGVLTWLMVWTRQRELRTVREELPAYAAAGWLGPAEPFALGSMRARRVARQYARRYGGKAAARSVAAYEAYATSLAFLRHRGRLGRAGPDFVTRERELLLELWHRRAPARPALEHAARATAPPVPLTAAPWAVYGGHAGHAGYGHGYGYGYGHPYAGHAPHTPDRQP; encoded by the coding sequence GTGGCCACCAGCCCTCCGCACCCGGCGCGTCCCGGAGCAGCCTCCGGAGGATCACCGCGGCATGCGCACTGGTGGCGGCGGCCCTGGGTGCGCTACGGCGCGCTGATCACGCTGCTCGCCCTGTCCGGCCTTGTGATCCTGGCGCTGGTGCGGGAGCAGACCGGCACACAGGGGTTCCTGGTCGGGCTCGGCCTCGCCGTGCTGCCGGTGCCGCTGCTCGTCGCCGCCTTCCGGTGGCTGGACCGGGTCGAGCCCGGGCCCTGGCGGAATCTGCTGTTCTCCTTCGCCTGGGGGGCGTGCGCGGCGGCGCTGATCGCGATCGTCGCGAACAGCTTCGCGACCCGCTGGATAGCCACCGCGACCGCGGATCCGACCGGCGCCGACACCCTCGGGGCGACGGTCATAGCGCCGGTGGTGGAGGAGTCCGCGAAGGCCGCCGCCGTGCTGCTGGTCTTCCTGTTCCGCAGACGCGACTTCACCGGGATCCTCGACGGCGTGGTGATAGCCGGGGTCACCGCCACCGGCTTCGCGTTCACCGAGAACATCCTCTACCTCGGCACCGCCTTCGGCACCGACCAGATCACCGGCGACAGCGGAGTCGCCTCGGTCACGGCGGCGACCTTCTTCGTGCGCATCGTGATGTCGCCGTTCGCGCACCCCTTGTTCACCGTGCTCACCGGGATCGGTTTCGGCGCCGCCGCGCTGTCCGCGGGCCGCCGGCGGGTGCGCCGGATGCTGCTGCCGCTGGGCGGGCTGCTCCTCGCGATGGGCATGCACGCACTGTGGAACGGCTCGTCGACGCTCGGCCGGTACGGCTTCTTCGCGGTGTACGCGGCGTTCATGGTGCCGGCGTTCGGGGTGCTGACCTGGCTGATGGTGTGGACGCGGCAGCGTGAGCTGCGGACCGTGCGGGAGGAACTGCCCGCGTACGCGGCCGCCGGGTGGCTCGGCCCGGCGGAGCCGTTCGCGCTGGGCTCGATGCGGGCGCGGCGCGTCGCCCGGCAGTACGCGCGCCGGTACGGCGGGAAGGCGGCGGCACGCTCGGTCGCCGCCTACGAGGCGTACGCGACGTCGCTGGCGTTCCTGCGGCACCGGGGGCGGCTCGGGCGGGCCGGGCCGGACTTCGTCACACGGGAACGGGAGCTGCTGCTGGAGCTGTGGCACCGGCGGGCCCCGGCCCGTCCGGCGCTGGAGCACGCCGCCCGCGCCACCGCGCCACCCGTACCGCTCACGGCGGCGCCGTGGGCGGTGTACGGGGGACACGCGGGGCACGCGGGATACGGGCACGGCTACGGCTACGGCTACGGCCATCCGTACGCGGGGCACGCCCCGCACACACCCGACCGGCAGCCCTGA
- a CDS encoding M23 family metallopeptidase, protein MASNPPAPEAPFKPSDTFAYGAASTDEGPFEEWNPTAETLRPVRGRHRVSKQRGGGLARSSTVLGVGVIAAVGAGGMASAQTGKPPVSISVPDLPSVGSLLSDEETPKGSATPLSSIGMTTADNEQGTADAGEALRARIMAQVEQQQDQAETQAEAEAVAAAEKAAADAAAKAEKEAKAKAAAAKKKAEEEAAKKAEAERLAELARQYAVPTSSYTLSSTFGQAGAYWSSGYHTGLDFAAPTGTLLKAVHTGTITSAGWDGSYGYKTVLTLEDGTEIWYAHQSSISVSVGQKVNTGDVIGRVGATGNVTGAHLHLEVHPGGSSSGIDPLAWLRGKGLTV, encoded by the coding sequence GTGGCGTCCAACCCGCCTGCCCCCGAGGCCCCCTTCAAGCCGAGCGACACCTTCGCCTACGGCGCGGCAAGCACCGACGAGGGCCCCTTCGAGGAGTGGAACCCCACCGCGGAGACGCTCCGCCCCGTACGGGGCCGGCACCGCGTCTCCAAGCAGCGCGGCGGAGGACTCGCCCGCAGCTCCACCGTGCTGGGCGTCGGTGTCATAGCGGCCGTCGGCGCCGGCGGCATGGCCAGCGCCCAGACCGGCAAGCCCCCGGTCTCGATCTCCGTCCCGGACCTTCCCAGCGTGGGTTCCCTCCTCTCCGACGAGGAAACCCCCAAGGGCTCGGCCACCCCCCTCAGCAGCATCGGCATGACCACCGCCGACAACGAGCAGGGCACCGCCGACGCCGGTGAGGCGCTGCGCGCCCGGATCATGGCGCAGGTCGAGCAGCAGCAGGACCAGGCCGAGACCCAGGCCGAGGCCGAGGCCGTCGCCGCCGCCGAGAAGGCGGCCGCCGACGCCGCCGCCAAGGCGGAGAAGGAAGCCAAGGCCAAGGCCGCCGCCGCCAAGAAGAAGGCGGAGGAGGAAGCCGCGAAGAAGGCCGAGGCCGAGCGCCTCGCCGAGCTGGCCAGGCAGTACGCGGTGCCGACCTCCTCGTACACCCTCTCCTCCACCTTCGGCCAGGCCGGCGCCTACTGGTCCTCCGGCTACCACACCGGCCTCGACTTCGCCGCCCCCACGGGCACGCTGCTCAAGGCCGTCCACACCGGCACGATCACCTCCGCCGGCTGGGACGGCTCCTACGGCTACAAGACCGTGCTGACCCTCGAGGACGGCACCGAGATCTGGTACGCCCACCAGTCGTCCATCAGCGTCAGCGTCGGCCAGAAGGTCAACACCGGCGATGTGATCGGCCGCGTCGGCGCCACCGGCAACGTCACCGGCGCCCACCTCCACCTCGAGGTGCACCCCGGCGGCTCCTCCTCGGGCATCGACCCGCTGGCCTGGCTGCGCGGCAAGGGCCTCACCGTCTGA
- a CDS encoding dihydrofolate reductase family protein: MPHPYVLLSAAVSLDGYLDDTGPERLLLSGPADFDRVDEVRASVDAILVGAGTLRADNPRLLVNSPERRAARLAEGRTEYPLKVTVSGSGELDPAARFWHTGGEKVLYTTDEGAERARVLGIAADVVPLGAELDWRRLLEHLHAARGVRRLMVEGGGLIHTQLITQGLADELQLAVAPLFVGDPEAPRLFGPGAYQGGRLRLTGTRQVGDVVLMRYEPTAPGTGPLPSAADHHWLALACELAALCPPSATAFSVGAVVVAADGTELARGHSREGGDPVVHAEEAALAKADPTDPRLATATVYSSLEPCARRASRPASCVRLILDAGVRRVVTAWREPDTFVEGADGSGVLESGGATVVVLPEHEDRAKAPNGHLLGR, from the coding sequence ATGCCGCACCCCTACGTCCTGCTGTCCGCCGCCGTCTCCCTCGACGGCTACCTGGACGACACCGGCCCCGAACGGCTGCTGCTGTCCGGCCCGGCCGACTTCGACCGGGTCGACGAGGTACGGGCGTCCGTGGACGCCATCCTGGTCGGCGCCGGCACCCTGCGCGCCGACAACCCGCGGCTGCTGGTCAACTCGCCCGAGCGGCGCGCCGCCCGCCTGGCCGAGGGCCGGACCGAGTACCCGCTCAAGGTCACCGTCAGCGGCTCGGGAGAGCTGGACCCGGCGGCCCGGTTCTGGCACACCGGCGGCGAGAAGGTCCTCTACACCACCGACGAGGGCGCCGAGCGGGCCCGCGTCCTGGGGATCGCCGCCGACGTCGTCCCGCTCGGCGCCGAACTGGACTGGCGGCGGCTGCTGGAGCATCTGCACGCCGCGCGCGGGGTCCGGCGGCTCATGGTCGAGGGCGGCGGACTGATCCACACCCAGCTGATCACCCAGGGCCTCGCCGACGAACTGCAGCTCGCCGTCGCCCCGCTGTTCGTGGGCGACCCGGAGGCCCCCCGCCTCTTCGGCCCCGGCGCCTACCAGGGCGGCAGGCTGCGGCTGACCGGGACCCGCCAGGTCGGCGACGTCGTCCTGATGCGCTACGAGCCCACCGCCCCCGGCACCGGCCCGCTGCCGTCCGCCGCCGACCACCACTGGCTGGCCCTGGCCTGCGAGCTGGCCGCCCTGTGCCCGCCGTCCGCGACGGCGTTCAGCGTGGGCGCGGTCGTCGTGGCCGCCGACGGCACGGAGCTGGCGCGCGGTCACTCCCGGGAGGGCGGGGACCCGGTGGTGCACGCGGAGGAGGCGGCGCTCGCCAAGGCCGATCCCACGGACCCCCGGCTCGCCACCGCCACCGTGTACTCCAGCCTGGAGCCGTGCGCCCGCCGAGCGTCCCGCCCCGCGTCCTGCGTCCGGCTGATCCTGGACGCGGGGGTGCGGCGGGTGGTCACGGCCTGGCGGGAGCCGGACACCTTCGTCGAGGGCGCCGACGGCAGCGGCGTACTGGAGTCCGGGGGCGCCACCGTCGTGGTGCTGCCCGAGCACGAGGACCGCGCCAAGGCGCCCAACGGCCATCTGCTCGGCCGCTGA
- a CDS encoding response regulator transcription factor, producing MTDPAPTRILLADDHALVRRGVRLILDGEPDLTVVAEAADGAEALEQAREHRPDLAILDIAMPRQTGLQAARELSRTLPETRILILTMYDNEQFFFEALAAGASGYVLKSVADRDLVEACHATMRGEPFLYPGAVNALIHNYLDLAREGRALPAKAITDREEEILKLVAEGHTSQQIAGLLVISPKTVERHRANLLAKLGLRDRLELTRYAIRVGLIEP from the coding sequence ATGACAGACCCGGCCCCCACCCGCATCCTGCTCGCCGACGACCACGCGCTGGTCCGCCGGGGGGTTCGCCTCATCCTCGACGGTGAGCCGGATCTGACCGTCGTGGCCGAGGCCGCCGACGGTGCCGAAGCCCTCGAGCAGGCCCGTGAGCACCGCCCCGACCTGGCCATCCTCGACATCGCGATGCCCCGCCAGACCGGTCTCCAGGCGGCCCGTGAGCTCTCCCGCACCCTGCCGGAGACCCGCATCCTCATCCTGACCATGTACGACAACGAGCAGTTCTTCTTCGAGGCCCTCGCCGCCGGCGCCTCGGGCTACGTCCTGAAGTCCGTCGCCGACCGCGACCTCGTCGAGGCATGCCACGCCACCATGCGCGGGGAGCCGTTCCTCTATCCCGGCGCCGTCAACGCCCTCATCCACAACTACCTCGACCTGGCGAGGGAGGGCCGCGCCCTGCCGGCCAAGGCGATCACCGACCGCGAGGAGGAGATCCTCAAGCTCGTCGCCGAGGGCCACACCTCGCAGCAGATCGCGGGCCTCCTGGTGATCAGCCCCAAGACGGTGGAGCGGCACCGCGCCAACCTGCTGGCCAAGCTCGGCCTCCGGGACCGCCTCGAACTCACCCGCTACGCCATCCGCGTGGGGCTCATCGAACCCTGA
- a CDS encoding sensor histidine kinase, which produces MPLFWRIFLLNAVVLIVATALLLGPVTVSTPVLLTEAAVLTVGLAAMLVANALLLRVGLAPLQRLTRAMTTTDLLRPGDRPAVGGRGEIAELITTYNTMLDRLEDERATSSARALSAQEAERRRVARELHDEVGQSLTAVLLQLKRAADHAPPGLGEELRQVQETTRASLEEIRRIARRLRPGVLDELGLASALKALANEYGGSGLSVQHSPAADLPELDQETELVIYRVAQEGLTNTARHAGARRAELALRRAPGGVELLVRDDGRGTGAAPEGAGIRGMRERALLVGARLTVDRAAGGGTEVRLTVPVPARFPAHALVPARETAHAPPP; this is translated from the coding sequence GTGCCCCTGTTCTGGCGGATCTTCCTGCTGAACGCCGTCGTGCTCATCGTGGCCACGGCCCTTCTGCTGGGACCCGTCACCGTATCCACGCCGGTCCTGCTCACCGAGGCCGCGGTCCTCACCGTGGGGCTGGCCGCCATGCTGGTCGCCAACGCCCTGCTGCTCCGCGTCGGCCTCGCCCCGCTGCAACGGCTGACCCGGGCGATGACCACGACCGACCTGCTCCGCCCCGGAGACCGCCCCGCGGTCGGCGGGCGCGGCGAGATCGCCGAGCTGATCACCACGTACAACACGATGCTGGACCGGCTGGAGGACGAGCGCGCCACGAGCAGCGCCCGCGCCCTGTCCGCGCAGGAGGCCGAACGCCGCCGGGTCGCCCGGGAACTGCACGACGAGGTCGGCCAGTCCCTCACCGCCGTACTGCTCCAGCTCAAGCGCGCCGCCGACCACGCCCCGCCCGGACTGGGCGAGGAGCTGCGCCAGGTGCAGGAGACCACCCGGGCCAGTCTGGAGGAGATCCGGCGCATCGCCCGCCGACTGCGTCCCGGCGTGCTGGACGAGCTGGGACTGGCCAGCGCGCTCAAGGCCCTCGCCAACGAGTACGGCGGCTCCGGCCTGAGCGTCCAGCACTCCCCCGCCGCGGACCTGCCCGAGCTGGACCAGGAGACGGAACTGGTCATCTACCGGGTCGCCCAGGAGGGCCTCACCAACACCGCCCGCCACGCCGGGGCCCGTCGCGCCGAGCTGGCCCTGCGCCGCGCGCCCGGCGGGGTCGAACTCCTCGTCCGGGACGACGGCCGGGGCACCGGCGCCGCGCCGGAGGGCGCCGGCATCCGCGGGATGCGCGAACGCGCCCTGCTCGTCGGCGCCCGGCTCACCGTGGACCGGGCCGCCGGCGGCGGTACCGAGGTCCGCCTGACCGTCCCCGTCCCCGCCCGTTTCCCCGCGCACGCCCTCGTCCCCGCACGGGAGACCGCGCACGCTCCGCCACCGTGA
- a CDS encoding DUF3040 domain-containing protein, translating to MPQSDDERPIDLAARVEHEDPRVARSPSAGRPAGPRDHRRTGAWWALVIGVTMLIAGVIVPDGLLIAAGLVLAGIAVQLLDPARRQRDVRP from the coding sequence GTGCCCCAGTCCGACGACGAGCGTCCGATCGACCTCGCGGCCCGTGTCGAGCACGAGGATCCCCGTGTCGCCCGCTCCCCGTCCGCCGGACGGCCGGCCGGCCCCCGCGACCACCGGCGCACCGGCGCCTGGTGGGCGCTGGTCATCGGTGTGACGATGCTGATCGCGGGGGTGATCGTCCCCGACGGACTGCTGATCGCCGCGGGCCTGGTCCTCGCCGGGATCGCCGTCCAGCTCCTCGACCCCGCCCGGCGGCAACGCGACGTCCGCCCCTGA